One Scleropages formosus chromosome 8, fSclFor1.1, whole genome shotgun sequence DNA window includes the following coding sequences:
- the rasgrp3 gene encoding ras guanyl-releasing protein 3: MGSPTLGKAASLDRLLEACVQAFDDNGDLGGSQLPRMVLLMHRWYITSTELAGKLLVMYRDCQSDDCQTTRLKICYLMRYWTVEFPAEFNLDLGLIRMTEEFRDAAAQLGFEEHFKLIDISTIPSYDWMRKLTQRKKQLKKGKASLLFDHLEPMELAEHLTFLEYKSFRRISFTDYQSYVTQGCLVDNPTLERSIALFNGVSQWVQLMVLSKLTPQHRAEVITKFIHVAQKLLQLQNFNTLMAVVGGLSHSSISRLKETHLHLAPEVTKIWNEMTELVSSNGNYCAYRKAFTDCEGFKIPILGVHLKDLIAVHVVFPDWLDEGKINLVKMQQLYVTFNELVSLQSATAQVEPNMDLIYLLALSLDLYYTEDEIYELSLLREPRNPKSLPTSPTTPNKPLAPLDWASGVPTKPDPSVVNKHIRKVVESVFRNYDHDHDGYISQEDFESIAANFPFLDSFCVLDKDQDGLISKDEMMAYFLRANSLLQYKMGPGFVHNFQEMTYLKPTFCEHCAGFLWGIIKQGYKCKDCGVNCHKQCRELLVLACRKVPRAKSLGGVSPSVPAHSSLPSSPTLPACADEDEVFEFPKVAAGSQNLEGQSITLMTGSAQKISVRLQRATTSQATQTEPLWPEHGWAATDGGSHTFPKMRYRLHRKGSKAKGFARWENEAHGLQRDRQDSQEQTEGPGQPVLNGFASQQDKREGFEDS, encoded by the exons ATGGGGTCTCCAACACTGGGGAAGGCAGCCTCCCTTGACAGGCTTCTGGAAGCATGCGTGCAGGCGTTCG ATGACAACGGGGACCTGGGAGGCAGTCAGCTGCCCCGCATGGTGTTGCTGATGCACCGTTGGTACATCACGTCCACTGAGCTTGCTGGGAAGCTTCTTGTGAT GTACCGTGACTGTCAGAGTGACGACTGCCAAACAACCAGACTGAAGATCTGTTACTTAATGAG GTACTGGACCGTCGAATTCCCTGCGGAGTTTAACCTGGACTTGGGCCTGATCCGAATGACGGAGGAGTTCCGTGATGCGGCTGCCCAGCTGGGCTTTGAGGAGCACTTCAAACTCATTGACATCTCTACCAT CCCATCTTACGACTGGATGAGGAAGCTGACCCAGAGGAAGAAGCAGCTGAAGAAAGGCAAGGCATCACTGCTGTTTGACCACCTGGAACCCATGGAGCTAGCAGAACATCTAACCTTCCTGGAGTACAAGTCCTTCAGAAGGATTTCT TTCACAGACTACCAGAGCTACGTTACACAAGGATGCTTGGTGGACAATCCCACCCTGGAGAGGTCTATCGCTCTCTTCAATGGAGTTTCACAGTGGGTACAGCTGATGGTCCTGAGCAAGCTGACACCCCAGCACCGTGCTGAGGTCATCACCAAGTTCATCCACGTAGCTCAG AAACTGCTTCAGCTGCAAAACTTCAACACGCTGATGGCCGTGGTGGGGGGGCTCAGCCACAGTTCAATCTCCCGCCTCAAGGAGACCCACTTGCACCTCGCCCCTGAGGTCACCAAG ATTTGGAATGAAATGACAGAGCTGGTTTCCTCAAATGGGAACTACTGTGCTTATCGTAAGGCCTTCACCGACTGCGAAGGCTTCAAGatccccatcctgggtgtgcacCTAAAGGACCTTATTGCAGTGCATGTGGTCTTCCCCGACTGGCTGGATGAGGGCAAGATCAACCTGGTGAAGATGCAACAGCTCTATGTGACCTTCAATGAGCTGGTGTCCCTGCAGAGCGCCACCGCTCAAGTGGAGCCCAACATGGACCTTATCTATCTGCTAGCA CTCTCCCTTGATTTATACTACACGGAAGATGAGATTTATGAACTCTCCTTACTCAGAGAGCCCCGGAACCCAAAGTCTCTG CCCACCTCCCCCACTACGCCCAACAAGCCGCTGGCCCCGCTAGACTGGGCATCAGGAGTGCCCACCAAACCTGACCCCTCAGTTGTCAACAAACACATAAGGAAGGTGGTGGAG TCTGTGTTCAGGAATTATGACCATGACCACGATGGCTACATCTCTCAGGAGGATTTTGAGAGCATTGCTGCCAACTTCCCTTTTCTCGACTCTTTCTGCGTCCTGGACAAGGACCA GGATGGTCTGATCAGCAAGGATGAAATGATGGCCTACTTCCTGAGGGCCAACTCCCTGCTGCAGTATAAAATGGGCCCTGGGTTTGTCCACAACTTTCAAGAGATGACATACCTGAAACCCACCTTCTGCGAGCACTGTGCTGGATTC CTCTGGGGCATAATTAAACAAGGATACAAGTGCAAAG ACTGTGGTGTGAATTGCCACAAACAGTGCCGGGAGCTGTTGGTCCTGGCTTGCCGGAAGGTACCGCGAGCCAAATCCTTGGGCGGCGTGTCGCCCAGCGTTCCTGCCCACAGCTCCCTGCCTAGCAGCCCCACCCTTCCCGCATGTGCAG ATGAGGACGAGGTGTTTGAATTCCCCAAGGTGGCAGCAGGGAGTCAGAACCTAGAGGGTCAGTCAATTACCCTGATGACAGGCTCAGCCCAGAAGATCTCGGTGCGGCTGCAGAGGGCCACCACCAGTCAGGCCACGCAGACGGAGCCGTTGTGGCCTGAGCACGGCTGGGCAGCCACTGATGGCGGCTCGCACACCTTCCCCAAGATGAGGTACCGGCTGCATCGCAAGGGCTCCAAGGCCAAGGGCTTTGCTCGTTGGGAGAACGAGGCTCATGGTCTGCAGAGGGACCGGCAAGACTCCCAGGAGCAAACAGAAGGACCAGGGCAGCCTGTGTTAAATGGCTTCGCTTCCCAGCAGGACAAGAGGGAGGGCTTTGAG GATAGCTGA